From a single Helicovermis profundi genomic region:
- a CDS encoding ABC transporter substrate-binding protein, with amino-acid sequence MNYMYRKIFSIISIFLLIFSNTVNFAEQNLQVPKEKFKIAYLENDPYFNYTGTFYGIIRGLYKDGIVNTIDDIPYSEGDDDSSEIWNYLSNPKISDYLDFNKDAFYQLYNMNEKAQEELIDTLNNTSKYDLVIVLGTRAGKFASANINGTPIMVFSTSNAIGAGITASSEDSGKDNIWAHVDTKRYLRQLNVFYDLFKFKTLGIVFENTESGRVQASYDLVKEFAKSNNVKLIEKHVSEPINPEDQLRYDQELKKAYKEIANEVDAFYLTTGARDTNVLYDYLEEFYNNKIPVFSQVGSREVKKGALMSVYRFNYDEIGYFGADRILKVLGGELPRKLGQEFGETPSISINIEVAKKIDYKPSLELLLIIDTFYKTIIK; translated from the coding sequence ATGAATTACATGTATAGAAAAATTTTCAGCATTATTTCAATTTTTTTACTTATATTTTCAAATACAGTAAATTTTGCTGAACAAAATTTACAAGTACCAAAAGAAAAATTTAAAATAGCATACTTAGAAAATGATCCATATTTCAATTATACAGGTACTTTTTACGGGATAATTAGAGGGCTTTATAAAGATGGGATCGTAAATACAATCGATGATATACCGTATTCTGAGGGAGATGATGATTCAAGTGAAATTTGGAATTATCTATCTAATCCTAAAATTAGTGATTATCTTGACTTTAATAAAGATGCTTTTTACCAATTATATAATATGAATGAAAAAGCACAGGAAGAATTAATTGATACTCTTAATAATACTAGTAAATACGATTTAGTAATTGTTCTTGGTACAAGAGCAGGCAAATTTGCATCAGCTAATATCAATGGAACTCCTATTATGGTTTTTTCAACTAGTAATGCCATTGGTGCTGGAATTACAGCTTCGAGTGAAGATTCAGGAAAAGATAATATTTGGGCTCATGTTGATACAAAAAGGTATCTGCGCCAATTAAATGTTTTTTATGATCTATTTAAATTTAAAACCTTAGGTATTGTTTTCGAAAATACAGAATCCGGTAGAGTACAAGCATCTTATGATTTAGTTAAAGAATTTGCAAAAAGTAATAATGTTAAACTAATTGAAAAACATGTTAGTGAACCTATAAATCCAGAGGATCAACTTAGATATGACCAAGAACTAAAAAAAGCATATAAAGAAATTGCTAATGAAGTTGATGCATTTTATCTTACTACAGGTGCTAGAGATACAAATGTTTTATATGATTACCTTGAAGAATTTTATAATAATAAAATACCTGTTTTTTCACAAGTAGGGTCAAGAGAAGTAAAAAAAGGTGCATTAATGTCAGTATATAGATTTAACTATGATGAAATTGGGTATTTCGGTGCAGATAGAATTCTAAAAGTTCTTGGCGGAGAATTACCAAGAAAACTTGGTCAAGAATTTGGTGAAACACCTAGTATTAGTATTAATATTGAAGTTGCAAAGAAAATAGACTATAAACCAAGTTTAGAATTACTTCTTATAATAGATACATTTTATAAAACAATTATTAAATAA
- a CDS encoding MFS transporter — protein sequence MDKKMKEKLLVASLLLIITIMSVTSFININSFQKNLIESEVASVVVKGNEFISKLQYALKYGKEINNFYGMNSLIKDWKDHYEEVDNASILLMDGEIKYAYNKIDNYDSKNIISSIPFNEGEKYKIINESGKIEILLPIYDSTNTQIAAYKIALNNKIINSKLSYYTNKLIKIAIILIIFAFIILGIFSIKGSYVKNGQISKNRILIIILSVVGLIQILYSVYSYNMFSSAYVDLSKNIGISTINSIDRDITKIINNGVTYSQIGEYEDYLNNIAELIPQIESINLTQLTAEEDDFKYRFNEKDLKVEKFTIVDSENKCALINIKIDKAYIKSALRIILLDSITIFATSFFFMVEIVLFLILYIMNANKKYMRNHEKSSSFATTSYTGGNLRILSYIVYTACYMPVSFVPLVMKELYTSMSGGGTSDFLMGLPISIVFFTGALFTVVGGKLIDNIGWKKVMYIGTGILIVSTIASGISNNVFLFILSRGFYGVGYALIYISMRSFSASFKDETSKKNGFASITAGVYAGVNTGAVFGAILMEKIGYRSVFLISSVIMGIAVLIIRFYFWESAEDKESHKHINRGKSINTSEKEKLGILKFLSNPSIIGFFLLITVPMAMTVIFLDYFYPVYASEFKIGTGTIGRAYLINGIFVAYISPILLKYMGNKLSKLKSVVFSMLLVSASFIVFAMLNSPLGMLLASAILGLGEGVGLASQTEYYLNLKATTYIGKGEALGYYSNIRKISQTFGPQIFAILLIFGYNVGIGILGIITLVFVTLFVIQTFYNKRKELV from the coding sequence ATGGATAAAAAAATGAAAGAAAAATTATTAGTAGCTTCCTTATTGCTTATAATAACTATTATGTCTGTAACTAGTTTTATAAATATAAATTCTTTTCAGAAAAATCTTATTGAATCTGAGGTTGCAAGTGTAGTTGTAAAAGGAAATGAATTTATAAGCAAATTGCAATATGCCCTAAAATACGGCAAGGAAATAAATAATTTTTATGGAATGAATTCTTTAATAAAAGATTGGAAAGATCATTATGAAGAAGTTGATAATGCATCTATTTTGCTTATGGATGGAGAAATCAAGTACGCCTATAATAAAATTGATAATTACGATTCAAAAAATATTATTAGTAGCATTCCATTTAATGAAGGTGAAAAATATAAAATTATTAATGAAAGTGGTAAAATTGAAATTTTATTGCCTATTTATGATAGTACAAATACTCAAATAGCAGCTTATAAAATAGCATTAAATAATAAAATTATTAATAGCAAACTTTCATATTATACAAATAAGTTGATAAAAATAGCAATTATTTTAATTATTTTTGCATTCATTATACTTGGTATTTTTAGCATAAAAGGTAGCTATGTTAAAAATGGACAAATTAGTAAAAATCGAATATTAATAATTATTTTATCAGTTGTAGGATTAATACAAATTTTATACAGCGTATATAGCTATAATATGTTTTCTAGCGCTTACGTTGATTTATCAAAAAATATAGGTATTTCTACTATTAATTCAATAGATAGAGATATTACAAAAATTATTAATAATGGTGTAACTTATTCTCAAATAGGAGAATACGAAGATTATTTAAATAATATTGCTGAATTAATACCTCAAATCGAAAGTATTAACTTAACTCAATTAACAGCAGAAGAGGATGATTTTAAATATCGATTTAATGAAAAAGATTTAAAAGTTGAAAAATTTACAATCGTTGATTCAGAAAATAAATGTGCTCTAATAAATATAAAAATTGATAAGGCATATATAAAATCGGCACTAAGAATAATACTTTTAGATAGTATTACCATATTTGCAACATCGTTTTTCTTTATGGTTGAGATTGTACTTTTCTTAATTCTATATATTATGAATGCTAATAAAAAATATATGAGAAATCATGAAAAAAGTTCATCTTTTGCTACAACGTCATATACTGGTGGAAACTTAAGAATTTTATCGTATATTGTATATACTGCTTGTTATATGCCAGTAAGTTTTGTACCTTTAGTTATGAAAGAATTGTATACTTCTATGAGTGGCGGTGGAACATCTGATTTTCTTATGGGTTTACCAATTTCAATCGTATTTTTTACAGGTGCGTTATTTACAGTTGTTGGTGGTAAATTGATAGATAATATTGGTTGGAAAAAAGTTATGTATATAGGTACAGGGATACTTATTGTTAGCACCATTGCATCAGGAATTTCAAATAACGTCTTCTTATTTATTCTCTCAAGAGGATTTTATGGAGTAGGATATGCATTAATATATATTTCTATGAGAAGTTTTTCTGCATCATTTAAAGATGAAACATCTAAAAAGAATGGTTTTGCTTCTATAACAGCAGGAGTTTATGCTGGTGTTAATACAGGCGCTGTTTTTGGAGCGATTCTAATGGAGAAAATTGGTTATAGAAGTGTGTTCTTAATTTCATCTGTTATTATGGGGATTGCTGTATTAATTATTAGATTCTACTTTTGGGAATCAGCTGAAGATAAAGAATCTCATAAACATATAAATAGAGGTAAATCTATAAATACAAGTGAAAAAGAAAAGCTTGGAATCCTAAAATTTTTATCAAATCCATCTATAATAGGATTTTTCTTATTAATTACTGTACCGATGGCTATGACAGTAATATTTTTAGATTATTTCTACCCAGTTTATGCATCTGAGTTTAAAATAGGAACAGGTACAATTGGTAGAGCTTACTTAATAAATGGAATATTTGTAGCTTATATATCACCAATACTATTAAAATATATGGGAAATAAACTTAGTAAATTGAAGTCAGTTGTATTTTCCATGCTATTGGTTTCCGCCTCATTTATAGTATTTGCCATGCTTAATTCACCTTTAGGTATGTTACTAGCCTCAGCAATATTAGGATTAGGTGAAGGTGTAGGACTTGCTTCACAAACTGAGTATTATTTGAACTTAAAAGCTACCACTTATATTGGTAAAGGCGAAGCCTTAGGTTACTATTCTAACATTAGAAAAATTAGTCAAACTTTTGGACCTCAAATTTTTGCCATTCTTCTTATTTTTGGTTATAACGTTGGTATAGGAATACTTGGAATAATTACTCTAGTATTTGTTACATTATTTGTTATTCAAACATTCTATAATAAAAGAAAGGAGTTGGTTTAA
- a CDS encoding tyrosine-type recombinase/integrase, whose protein sequence is MRQKKILNVHNKSSKPDNIVKSENMVIESCIEIEKSMPYFLVDFFIFLKSAVAINTRLAYLRDVQFFLTYLISTTDLVIEESIKEIKAEELNRLKARDINRFLGDYCSRYIIETKNSKYVMENHNRSLSRKRSSLSVLFKFLYREEIISNNITEGFNPIKLPKPQPDAIKKLEIDEVALMLDSVETGSGLTDKELQYWKKTKIRDKAILILFTTYGLRLSELQSLNISSFNFGRGEYKIYRKRGKEVNMPINKSVESAIKNYINNERINFIEKSEDKTDALFISLQGTRMTTKAIRAMVKKYTSIPLGTTRNKGYSPHKLRATAASSLIEYGFSIYDVQSLLDHDNVTTTQLYAAHKKNIKREIVKNYELEDEFNE, encoded by the coding sequence ATGAGACAAAAAAAAATTCTAAATGTTCATAATAAATCATCTAAACCAGATAATATTGTAAAAAGTGAAAACATGGTAATTGAAAGTTGCATTGAAATTGAAAAGTCTATGCCCTACTTCTTAGTTGATTTTTTTATTTTTTTAAAAAGTGCTGTTGCCATTAATACCAGACTTGCATATTTAAGAGATGTTCAATTCTTTTTAACATATTTAATATCGACCACTGATTTAGTTATAGAAGAATCTATTAAGGAAATTAAAGCAGAAGAATTAAATAGACTTAAAGCTAGAGATATAAATCGCTTTTTAGGTGATTACTGCTCTAGATATATTATAGAAACCAAAAATAGTAAATACGTTATGGAGAATCACAATAGATCTCTTTCACGTAAGCGTAGTTCATTAAGTGTACTCTTTAAATTTCTCTACAGAGAAGAAATAATTTCTAATAATATAACTGAAGGTTTTAATCCCATTAAACTTCCTAAGCCACAGCCTGATGCTATAAAAAAGCTCGAAATAGATGAGGTAGCCCTTATGCTTGACAGCGTAGAAACAGGGAGTGGATTAACCGATAAAGAACTTCAGTACTGGAAAAAGACTAAAATTCGAGACAAGGCTATTTTGATACTATTTACCACATATGGATTAAGGCTTAGTGAACTTCAATCACTTAATATCTCATCCTTTAATTTTGGACGTGGTGAATATAAAATTTATAGAAAAAGAGGTAAAGAAGTTAATATGCCTATTAATAAAAGTGTTGAAAGTGCAATTAAAAATTATATAAATAATGAAAGAATCAATTTTATAGAAAAATCTGAGGATAAAACTGATGCTCTTTTTATTTCACTTCAAGGAACTAGAATGACTACTAAAGCAATTAGGGCTATGGTTAAAAAATATACTTCTATACCTCTTGGTACAACAAGAAATAAAGGATATAGCCCTCATAAATTAAGGGCCACTGCTGCATCATCTCTTATTGAATATGGGTTTTCAATATATGATGTACAAAGTTTGCTAGATCATGATAACGTTACAACTACTCAGTTATATGCAGCGCATAAGAAAAATATTAAAAGAGAAATTGTTAAGAACTATGAACTTGAAGATGAATTTAATGAATAA
- a CDS encoding CheR family methyltransferase encodes MEGYEKFKQQILKKTGLDLSLYKERQMKRRIESLIKRHKVHSFEEYFKEINTNKEVFDEFINYLTINVSEFYRNPNQWSILVNEVFPELLKGKSSIKIWSAACSTGEEPYTIVMALSTILPLNKIKIIAADIDKEAINKAKVGIYNEKSIAGVPKDIVKKYFTKVGNSYKVSEDIKKCVEFRNMNLLKDKYPDKCDLITCRNVMIYFTEDAKDLMYKKFNDALIPNGVLFVGSTEQIILPQRFNFKAKKTFFYQKVLK; translated from the coding sequence ATGGAAGGATATGAAAAATTTAAACAACAAATACTAAAAAAAACAGGGCTAGATTTATCTTTATATAAAGAACGACAGATGAAAAGAAGAATTGAATCATTAATTAAAAGACATAAAGTACATTCATTTGAAGAGTATTTTAAAGAAATTAACACAAATAAAGAAGTTTTTGATGAATTTATAAATTATTTAACAATTAATGTTTCTGAATTTTATCGTAATCCAAATCAATGGAGTATACTAGTTAATGAAGTTTTTCCAGAGTTATTAAAAGGGAAGAGCTCTATAAAAATTTGGTCAGCAGCTTGTTCTACTGGTGAAGAACCATATACTATAGTTATGGCACTAAGCACTATATTACCACTTAACAAAATTAAAATTATTGCTGCTGATATTGATAAAGAAGCAATAAATAAGGCTAAAGTTGGTATTTACAATGAAAAAAGTATCGCAGGAGTTCCAAAAGATATAGTTAAAAAATATTTTACTAAAGTTGGAAATTCATATAAAGTTAGTGAAGATATAAAAAAATGCGTTGAATTTAGAAATATGAATTTACTCAAAGATAAATATCCAGATAAATGCGATTTAATTACATGTAGAAACGTAATGATTTATTTTACTGAAGATGCAAAAGATCTTATGTATAAAAAATTTAACGATGCATTAATTCCAAATGGCGTTTTATTTGTTGGTAGCACTGAGCAAATAATTCTTCCACAAAGATTTAACTTTAAAGCAAAAAAAACTTTCTTTTATCAAAAGGTTTTAAAATAG
- the rpsA gene encoding 30S ribosomal protein S1: MEQMLQQYEDSFQIPRKGEVVSGKIVQISEGEIVVNIGYKSDGIIPKSEVSNDPNVSILDTFKEDQEIDVFVIKVDDGDGNVLLSMKKVSQLKDWDILEGLYAEEKEIEVTTSNAVKGGVITYFGEVRGFIPASQLDVKFVRNLEEYTNKTFNVKIIEFNKRRKRVVFSHKVLAQVEYNKKMEAVWGKIAVNEAIEGEVKRITKFGAFVDIGGVDALIHISELSWGRVVNPADVLKIGDKVNALVISADKNTQKISLSIKKLTPDPWSLFESKYDTENVFAGKVVSLTDFGAFVELEPGIEGLVHVSQISNKRVEKPSDELSIAQEVSVKILEADIENKKVKLSIKATL; the protein is encoded by the coding sequence ATGGAACAGATGTTACAACAATACGAGGATTCTTTTCAAATTCCTAGAAAGGGAGAAGTAGTATCAGGAAAAATCGTACAAATTTCGGAAGGAGAAATAGTTGTTAACATTGGTTATAAATCTGATGGAATTATTCCAAAATCTGAAGTTAGCAATGATCCAAACGTTTCAATTTTAGATACATTTAAAGAAGATCAAGAAATTGATGTTTTTGTTATTAAAGTAGATGATGGAGATGGAAACGTACTTTTATCTATGAAAAAAGTAAGCCAATTAAAAGATTGGGATATTTTAGAAGGACTATATGCTGAAGAAAAAGAAATTGAAGTAACAACTTCTAATGCAGTTAAAGGTGGAGTTATTACTTACTTTGGTGAAGTTAGAGGATTTATTCCAGCTTCACAATTAGATGTTAAATTTGTTAGAAATTTAGAAGAATATACAAACAAAACATTCAACGTTAAAATTATTGAGTTCAACAAAAGAAGAAAAAGAGTTGTATTTTCTCATAAGGTACTTGCTCAAGTTGAGTACAATAAAAAAATGGAAGCAGTTTGGGGTAAAATTGCTGTTAACGAGGCTATTGAAGGCGAAGTTAAAAGAATTACCAAATTTGGTGCTTTTGTAGATATAGGCGGAGTAGATGCTCTTATTCATATTTCAGAATTGTCATGGGGAAGAGTTGTAAATCCTGCTGATGTATTAAAAATTGGAGATAAAGTTAATGCTCTTGTAATTTCTGCAGATAAAAATACTCAAAAGATTTCTTTAAGTATTAAAAAACTTACTCCAGATCCTTGGTCATTATTTGAATCTAAATATGACACTGAAAATGTATTTGCTGGAAAAGTAGTTTCACTTACTGATTTCGGTGCTTTTGTTGAACTTGAGCCAGGTATTGAAGGACTTGTACACGTTTCACAAATTTCAAACAAAAGAGTTGAAAAACCTTCTGATGAGTTATCAATTGCTCAAGAAGTTAGTGTTAAAATTTTAGAAGCTGATATAGAAAACAAAAAAGTTAAGCTTTCTATTAAAGCGACATTATAA
- the ispH gene encoding 4-hydroxy-3-methylbut-2-enyl diphosphate reductase: MKIEIALESGFCYGVKSAVTKTIEIAKKEKNVYTYGQLIHNAQALEYLNSFGVNTTDNIEDAIGGTLIIRSHGVKKDIYDKVKLLDINLIDATCPFVKKIHKIVYKYYKDGYQVFIVGNKNHPEVIGINGWCENTAIIVDDNSIINANNSQKSIVVAQTTITLELFNKAVEKIANNVKNLIIHNTICSATTKRQNSANELSKRVDFMIVIGGKNSSNTKKLYQICKKNCNNSLHIEIADEIMVTNIKKYDKIGITAGASTPDWVINQVIDKIENEGEGTNSGK; the protein is encoded by the coding sequence ATGAAAATTGAGATTGCATTAGAGTCTGGTTTTTGTTATGGTGTTAAAAGCGCAGTTACTAAGACTATTGAAATTGCAAAAAAAGAAAAAAATGTATATACTTATGGTCAATTGATTCATAATGCTCAAGCATTAGAATATCTTAATAGTTTTGGAGTTAACACAACTGATAATATTGAGGATGCAATTGGCGGTACCTTGATCATTAGATCTCATGGTGTGAAAAAAGATATATATGATAAAGTTAAACTTTTAGATATTAATTTAATTGATGCAACTTGTCCATTTGTAAAAAAAATTCATAAAATTGTTTATAAATACTATAAAGATGGGTATCAAGTCTTTATAGTGGGAAATAAAAATCATCCAGAAGTAATTGGTATTAATGGATGGTGTGAAAATACTGCTATTATCGTTGATGATAATAGTATAATTAATGCTAATAATTCTCAAAAGTCAATTGTTGTTGCTCAAACAACAATTACTTTAGAGTTATTTAATAAAGCGGTTGAGAAAATCGCAAATAATGTCAAGAACTTAATTATTCACAATACTATTTGCTCTGCTACAACAAAAAGGCAAAATTCAGCTAATGAATTGTCTAAAAGAGTAGATTTTATGATTGTTATTGGAGGTAAAAATAGCTCTAATACAAAAAAGTTATACCAAATTTGCAAAAAAAATTGTAATAATTCACTGCATATCGAAATTGCTGATGAAATTATGGTGACCAATATCAAAAAGTATGATAAGATAGGTATAACTGCTGGTGCATCGACACCAGATTGGGTGATAAATCAAGTAATTGATAAAATAGAAAACGAAGGCGAGGGAACTAATAGTGGAAAATAA
- a CDS encoding lysophospholipid acyltransferase family protein, with amino-acid sequence MFKFIVKTAIKVFFNIFYRIDIEGYENIPSNIGYIICSNHINLSDPLVIGISIKENIHFMAKKELFKFKPFGLFFRAVGGFPVDRDGNDISAIKTSFKLLKKGKAILIFAEGTRNKTNKPLLAKPGVAMIAIKSRIPILPITVDSTYKVFSKIKIIIHEPIYYSEFYGKKIENDEYQRLTQDIVNDIYKSITIKK; translated from the coding sequence ATGTTTAAATTTATCGTAAAGACGGCTATTAAAGTATTTTTTAATATATTTTATAGAATTGACATAGAAGGTTATGAAAATATACCAAGTAATATTGGTTACATTATTTGTTCGAATCACATAAATTTGTCTGATCCTTTAGTTATTGGTATTTCGATTAAAGAAAATATACACTTTATGGCTAAAAAAGAATTGTTTAAATTTAAACCATTTGGATTGTTTTTTAGAGCAGTTGGTGGTTTTCCAGTTGATAGAGATGGAAATGATATATCGGCTATAAAAACTTCCTTTAAATTATTAAAAAAAGGTAAAGCAATTCTAATTTTTGCTGAGGGAACTAGAAATAAAACAAATAAACCTTTACTCGCAAAACCTGGTGTTGCTATGATTGCAATAAAGTCAAGAATACCTATACTACCGATTACTGTAGATTCAACATATAAAGTTTTTTCTAAAATTAAAATTATTATCCATGAACCTATTTACTACAGTGAGTTTTACGGAAAAAAAATCGAAAATGATGAGTATCAAAGATTGACACAAGATATTGTAAATGATATATATAAGTCAATTACAATTAAAAAATAA
- the cmk gene encoding (d)CMP kinase: MNIYKIAVDGPAGSGKSTIAKIIAKKLNIMYLDTGAMYRAIAYKILNKNIKIENINDIVDMMKNTKILFDKDIIFLDGINVSKEIRMPNVSNFVSKVASIKEVREHLVKLQTNIANNNSVIMDGRDIGTVVLKDAQFKFFLNASIKERANRRYKEMIEKKIEVDFDNIYKEISQRDLADINRKESPLAKASDAIEIDTSTMNIDEVVLKLLSIINN; this comes from the coding sequence ATGAATATATACAAAATTGCAGTGGATGGTCCAGCTGGTTCTGGGAAAAGTACAATTGCAAAAATTATTGCAAAAAAACTTAATATTATGTATTTAGATACTGGAGCTATGTATAGAGCTATAGCTTATAAAATTTTAAATAAAAATATTAAAATAGAAAATATTAATGATATAGTCGACATGATGAAAAATACTAAAATATTATTTGATAAAGACATAATTTTTTTAGATGGGATTAATGTGTCAAAAGAGATTAGAATGCCTAATGTAAGTAATTTCGTTTCAAAAGTTGCTTCAATTAAAGAAGTTAGAGAACATTTAGTAAAATTGCAAACGAATATTGCTAATAATAATAGTGTTATTATGGATGGTAGAGACATAGGTACGGTTGTACTTAAAGATGCTCAGTTCAAATTTTTCTTAAATGCTTCTATTAAAGAAAGAGCAAATCGTAGATATAAAGAAATGATAGAAAAAAAAATTGAAGTTGATTTTGATAATATATACAAAGAAATTAGTCAAAGAGATTTAGCTGATATAAATAGAAAAGAATCCCCACTAGCGAAAGCAAGTGATGCAATTGAAATAGATACTAGCACTATGAATATTGACGAAGTAGTTTTAAAACTACTTTCTATTATAAATAATTAA
- a CDS encoding MurR/RpiR family transcriptional regulator — MHKKNDLLIRIEENYIRLSKGQKRIAEYILENYNKVAFMTASVLGDIVGVSESTVVRFANALGYDGYPKLQKGLQESIKTKLTTVQRFELSKENDPSENYIKKIMSYDINNIKKTIDMLDEDLIKKIGDSIHSAKRVYILGMRSSSVLANYLGFYLNFIREDVNIISIGVQDVFDYLFKIGEDDLLIAISFPRYAKQTFEIVNFAKSRKAKLVGLTDSELSPLYQLVDDCLIAKYNMNTFIDSLVAPMSLINALIISLSIENKDSVEKNFNDLENLWNEYKIYNPNI; from the coding sequence ATGCATAAAAAAAATGATCTATTAATAAGAATAGAAGAAAATTACATTAGACTTAGTAAAGGTCAAAAAAGAATTGCTGAATATATTTTAGAAAATTATAATAAGGTTGCTTTTATGACTGCATCAGTTTTAGGTGATATTGTAGGAGTAAGTGAATCTACAGTGGTACGTTTTGCAAACGCACTTGGATATGATGGATATCCAAAACTCCAAAAGGGTTTACAGGAGTCCATAAAAACTAAGCTTACAACAGTTCAAAGGTTTGAATTGTCCAAAGAAAATGATCCAAGTGAAAATTATATTAAAAAAATTATGTCATATGATATAAATAATATAAAAAAAACAATTGATATGCTTGATGAAGATTTAATAAAAAAAATTGGTGATTCTATTCATTCGGCAAAACGTGTTTATATTTTAGGGATGAGGAGTTCATCAGTTTTAGCAAATTACTTAGGATTTTATCTTAATTTTATAAGAGAAGATGTTAATATTATTTCAATAGGTGTACAAGATGTTTTTGATTATTTATTTAAGATAGGTGAAGACGACTTATTAATTGCAATTTCATTTCCTAGGTATGCTAAACAAACTTTTGAAATTGTTAATTTTGCTAAAAGTAGAAAAGCGAAACTTGTAGGATTAACTGATAGTGAACTTTCGCCTCTATACCAACTTGTTGATGATTGCCTTATAGCAAAATATAATATGAACACTTTTATTGATTCTCTTGTAGCACCAATGAGCTTAATTAACGCATTAATAATTTCTTTAAGTATAGAAAATAAAGATTCTGTAGAAAAGAATTTCAATGATCTTGAGAATCTTTGGAATGAGTATAAAATATATAATCCAAATATTTAA
- a CDS encoding 2-oxoacid:acceptor oxidoreductase family protein, producing MSDQTELRLTGSGGQGLILAGIILAEAAILDGKNAIQSQSYGPEARGGASKAEVLISKNIINFPKVQHANFVLALTQVAADKYAKTIVEDGILLVDESVNLPEGIKAAKIVKAPIIKIAKEVIGKAIVSNIVALGAIVALTDVVSRESIEKAILSRVPKGTEDLNKSALYEGFKLA from the coding sequence ATGTCAGATCAAACTGAATTAAGATTAACAGGTTCTGGTGGTCAAGGTCTTATACTAGCTGGTATAATTTTAGCAGAAGCTGCAATATTAGATGGTAAAAATGCAATACAATCTCAAAGTTATGGACCAGAAGCCAGAGGTGGTGCTAGTAAGGCAGAAGTGCTTATTAGTAAAAACATTATTAATTTCCCAAAAGTACAACATGCAAATTTTGTATTAGCTCTTACTCAAGTTGCTGCTGATAAATATGCAAAAACAATTGTAGAAGATGGTATACTATTAGTAGATGAATCAGTAAACTTGCCAGAAGGTATTAAAGCCGCGAAAATTGTTAAAGCACCTATTATTAAAATAGCTAAAGAAGTTATCGGAAAAGCAATTGTTTCAAATATTGTTGCTCTTGGAGCTATTGTTGCACTTACTGATGTTGTTTCAAGAGAAAGTATTGAAAAAGCAATTCTTTCAAGAGTTCCAAAAGGTACAGAAGATTTAAATAAAAGTGCTTTATATGAAGGTTTTAAACTTGCTTAA